From the Bacillota bacterium genome, one window contains:
- the rpmI gene encoding 50S ribosomal protein L35, with translation MPKLKTHRGAAKRFKVSGTGKIIRFKAYRSHLLSAKTKKQKRHLRKDVVMEKGDSGRIRKLIPFL, from the coding sequence GTGCCAAAGCTAAAGACACATCGGGGAGCAGCTAAGAGGTTCAAGGTGAGCGGCACCGGAAAGATCATCAGGTTCAAGGCATATAGAAGCCACCTTTTGTCAGCTAAGACAAAAAAACAAAAGAGACATCTCCGTAAGGATGTAGTTATGGAAAAGGGAGACTCAGGGAGAATCAGAAAGCTCATTCCATTTCTTTGA
- the rplT gene encoding 50S ribosomal protein L20 codes for MPRVKGGIVTRRRHKKILKMAKGFTGARSKIFRRANEAILKSLAYAYRDRRNRKREIRSLWIARINAAARANGISYSRLMDGLKKAGVEINRKMIADMAVNDAAGFEELVRVARESTVR; via the coding sequence ATGCCCAGGGTCAAGGGCGGAATTGTCACACGACGAAGGCACAAGAAGATCCTCAAGATGGCCAAGGGTTTCACCGGAGCCAGGAGTAAGATATTCAGAAGGGCCAATGAAGCCATTCTTAAGTCGCTAGCTTATGCATATCGGGATAGACGCAATAGAAAGCGCGAAATCAGAAGTCTCTGGATTGCCCGAATTAATGCCGCTGCTAGGGCAAATGGCATCTCTTACAGCAGGCTCATGGACGGGCTCAAGAAGGCAGGGGTGGAAATCAATAGAAAGATGATAGCCGATATGGCTGTTAATGATGCTGCCGGCTTTGAGGAGCTGGTCCGGGTTGCAAGGGAGTCAACGGTCAGATAG